DNA from Diaphorobacter limosus:
CGCGGGCGCGGCTCGGCCCTGCCGGTGCTGATCCTCACCGCGGCCGACAGCATCGAGGAGCGCGTCAAGGGCCTGGATCTGGGCGCCGACGACTACATGGCCAAGCCCTTTGCCCTGTCGGAGCTGGAGGCGCGCGTGCGCGCCCTCACGCGCCGCGGCATGGGCGGCACCAGCGCCACCATCAAGCATGGCCCCCTGGTGTACGACCAGGCCGGGCGCGTGGCCACCATTGACGGCAAGATGGTGGAGCTGTCGGCGCGCGAGCTTGGTTTGCTGGAGGTGCTGCTGCAGCGCGCCGGGCGCCTGGTGAGCAAGGAGCAGCTGGTCGAGCGCCTGTGCGAGTGGGGCGAGGAGGTGAGCAACAACGCCATCGAGGTCTACATCCACCGCCTGCGCAAGAAGATAGAAAAAGGCCCG
Protein-coding regions in this window:
- a CDS encoding response regulator transcription factor gives rise to the protein MRILIAEDDQVLADGLLRTLRGSGAVVDHVASGSEADTALLTNNEFDLLILDLGLPRLHGLEVLKRLRGRGSALPVLILTAADSIEERVKGLDLGADDYMAKPFALSELEARVRALTRRGMGGTSATIKHGPLVYDQAGRVATIDGKMVELSARELGLLEVLLQRAGRLVSKEQLVERLCEWGEEVSNNAIEVYIHRLRKKIEKGPIRIATVRGLGYCLEKIAA